A genomic region of Sideroxydans sp. CL21 contains the following coding sequences:
- a CDS encoding cysteine hydrolase family protein: MPRRALIVIDVQNDYAGGELPIEFPEVQDSLRNIETVMDAARAAAMPVVVVQNTLPPNAPFMAEGSAGVALHEIVASRPYDHYVSKKLPSAFAGTNLEAWLRQHTIDTVTVIGYMTHNCDLSTMLHAFHSGFEVEFISDASGSVPYENRAGRATAEEIHRVMSVVLQSRFAAVMSTAEWVEMLQQGTKPERDSIYRSNRRARGLAVAV; this comes from the coding sequence ATGCCACGCCGTGCTTTGATTGTTATCGATGTCCAGAATGATTACGCTGGCGGAGAGCTGCCGATTGAATTTCCCGAGGTGCAAGATTCATTGCGCAATATCGAGACAGTAATGGATGCGGCTCGCGCTGCTGCGATGCCGGTGGTGGTCGTGCAGAATACCCTGCCCCCCAATGCTCCATTCATGGCCGAAGGCTCTGCAGGAGTAGCGTTGCATGAGATCGTTGCTTCGCGTCCTTATGACCATTATGTTTCTAAGAAACTCCCCAGTGCTTTTGCGGGGACTAACCTGGAAGCATGGCTACGCCAGCACACCATCGATACCGTCACGGTGATCGGCTACATGACCCACAACTGCGATCTATCGACCATGCTGCATGCCTTCCATAGTGGTTTCGAGGTGGAATTCATAAGCGATGCCTCCGGTTCGGTGCCGTATGAGAATCGTGCCGGTCGGGCAACGGCGGAGGAAATACATCGGGTGATGAGCGTGGTGCTGCAATCGCGCTTTGCGGCGGTCATGTCAACTGCCGAATGGGTCGAGATGTTGCAACAGGGTACCAAGCCGGAACGGGATTCGATCTACCGGTCTAACCGCCGCGCTCGCGGCCTGGCAGTAGCTGTATGA
- a CDS encoding GNAT family N-acetyltransferase yields the protein MNQFKANDKIQLRAFAEQDEITIENWPAYPAEFADLDYALRQDGWLGEFRDQPNTQIYVAEQSGELIAFTILSPTAQGEAEFRVALREDKTGQGLGRTIIARTLSIGFDEIGLQRVHLIVRKNNPRAIGLYQRLNFSHCGECQMLINNKLTDFLKMELLRKDYFRPITKGAHHIGLTVSRLEESADFFVSLLGWKIVRRNEDYPAIYVSDGKMMVTLWATKEEPSIQFDKDKNVGLHHVAFQVENECDLSGVYNRLVKGGVKIEFSPEMMGNGPTRHMMCYEPSGIRIEFIWPGR from the coding sequence ATGAATCAATTCAAAGCGAATGACAAGATTCAATTGCGTGCTTTCGCGGAGCAAGATGAGATCACCATCGAAAACTGGCCGGCCTATCCAGCGGAGTTTGCCGATCTGGACTATGCGTTGCGGCAAGATGGCTGGCTCGGTGAGTTCCGTGACCAGCCGAATACACAGATTTATGTCGCAGAGCAGTCAGGTGAATTGATCGCATTCACTATCCTTTCCCCGACCGCACAAGGCGAGGCTGAATTTCGCGTTGCTTTGCGTGAGGACAAAACTGGTCAGGGATTGGGCCGAACCATCATCGCCAGGACTTTGTCGATAGGGTTCGATGAAATCGGACTGCAACGTGTTCATCTCATCGTTCGCAAAAACAACCCGAGAGCGATTGGGTTGTACCAGCGGCTAAATTTCTCCCACTGTGGTGAATGCCAAATGCTTATCAACAATAAGCTGACTGATTTCCTGAAGATGGAACTGTTGCGCAAAGACTATTTCAGACCAATCACCAAAGGGGCGCATCACATCGGTCTAACAGTTTCAAGACTGGAAGAAAGTGCAGATTTTTTTGTTTCCTTGCTAGGCTGGAAAATAGTACGCAGAAATGAGGACTATCCGGCCATCTATGTCAGCGATGGCAAGATGATGGTTACTCTGTGGGCAACCAAAGAAGAACCGTCAATCCAATTCGATAAAGATAAAAATGTCGGACTGCACCATGTTGCATTTCAGGTTGAAAATGAATGTGACTTAAGCGGCGTTTATAACCGACTAGTAAAGGGTGGCGTAAAAATCGAGTTTTCACCGGAGATGATGGGAAACGGGCCTACGCGACACATGATGTGTTATGAGCCTAGTGGTATCCGAATAGAGTTCATTTGGCCAGGTCGATAA
- a CDS encoding haloacid dehalogenase type II: protein MLLDRREFLGLVTAGVVTGLMASTSLAHATTNSKIKAIAFDAFPIFDPRPVFVLAEQLFPGRGTELSNAWRTRQFEYQWLHALSGHYADFWQATEEALEYSCEILKIDLTPDKRKQLMGSYLALKAWPDVTPALQSLKNDGVRLAILSNATTKILDAGIKNSQFEGVFEHVLSTDKIKTYKPDPRAYQMAIDAFNLKREEILFVAFAGWDASGAKSFGYPTFWVNRLNMPEKKLGSVPDSVGKNLIDLVGFVKASS from the coding sequence ATGTTATTAGATCGTCGTGAATTTCTCGGATTGGTAACCGCAGGTGTTGTAACAGGGCTTATGGCTTCAACATCTTTAGCTCATGCCACCACAAACTCAAAAATCAAAGCTATTGCTTTCGATGCCTTTCCGATTTTTGATCCACGACCGGTCTTTGTACTTGCGGAGCAGCTCTTTCCGGGTAGGGGCACTGAACTCAGCAACGCATGGCGTACTAGGCAATTCGAGTACCAGTGGTTACATGCCTTATCCGGCCACTATGCTGATTTCTGGCAGGCAACGGAAGAAGCTTTAGAATATTCATGCGAAATATTGAAGATTGATCTGACACCAGATAAACGAAAACAGCTGATGGGTTCATATCTTGCGCTCAAGGCGTGGCCAGATGTCACCCCAGCCCTTCAGTCACTAAAAAATGACGGTGTCCGACTAGCGATCCTGTCCAACGCAACAACGAAGATACTCGACGCTGGTATCAAGAACTCCCAATTTGAGGGCGTCTTTGAGCATGTGCTTAGTACCGACAAGATAAAAACATATAAACCTGATCCGCGTGCTTACCAGATGGCGATAGATGCGTTTAATCTGAAACGTGAGGAAATTCTCTTCGTTGCTTTTGCTGGATGGGATGCGTCTGGCGCAAAGTCATTCGGCTACCCCACTTTCTGGGTCAATCGTCTTAATATGCCCGAAAAAAAGCTTGGCTCTGTCCCTGATTCAGTAGGGAAAAACTTAATTGATTTGGTGGGCTTCGTAAAAGCTTCAAGTTGA
- a CDS encoding cupin domain-containing protein codes for MVIDLEGVVSANWQNLPAKEILPGIRKRILWQGTNGAKAQILEIDPGSKFTTLDTHSPGPEEVYVVSGVFNDGVHDYPAGTFIHNPVGSAHIPQSEQGCVIFVFFPEG; via the coding sequence ATGGTAATTGACCTTGAAGGCGTAGTTTCGGCGAATTGGCAAAACCTTCCCGCGAAGGAAATCTTGCCGGGGATTCGTAAGCGCATCCTCTGGCAGGGCACGAACGGCGCCAAAGCCCAAATTCTCGAAATCGACCCGGGATCCAAGTTCACGACGCTCGATACCCACTCTCCTGGCCCTGAAGAAGTCTACGTGGTATCTGGCGTGTTTAACGACGGTGTCCACGATTATCCGGCAGGTACTTTCATTCATAATCCTGTTGGCTCAGCGCACATTCCTCAGTCAGAGCAGGGCTGCGTAATCTTCGTGTTCTTCCCCGAGGGGTGA
- a CDS encoding GNAT family N-acetyltransferase, with protein sequence MKLEFTQATPDKAKIIGSMVVQLTQEICERTNAKHFDIDLESTVQRCEELLSAGHYAAIIGWADNIPVAVSTIAETYALYAGGKIGVIQEFYVIPEFRSSGVGAVLIEQVRSYGQKRAWSCIELCTPPLPEFDRTISFYQNNGLVPVGGRKMRQNLDINR encoded by the coding sequence ATGAAATTAGAATTTACGCAAGCAACGCCTGACAAAGCAAAAATTATCGGTTCAATGGTCGTCCAGCTTACACAGGAAATCTGTGAGCGTACTAATGCAAAACATTTCGATATTGATTTGGAAAGTACAGTTCAGAGGTGTGAAGAATTGTTATCGGCAGGCCACTATGCGGCTATTATTGGCTGGGCAGATAATATCCCCGTTGCTGTTTCGACAATCGCTGAGACTTACGCTCTATATGCCGGCGGAAAGATTGGAGTAATACAGGAGTTTTATGTTATTCCTGAGTTTCGCTCTTCAGGTGTCGGGGCAGTGCTGATAGAGCAGGTTCGAAGTTATGGACAAAAGCGTGCTTGGTCGTGTATCGAATTATGTACACCACCACTGCCTGAGTTTGATCGGACAATAAGTTTTTATCAGAATAATGGCCTCGTTCCTGTCGGTGGTCGAAAAATGAGACAAAATTTGGATATAAATCGCTAA
- a CDS encoding DUF4238 domain-containing protein, translated as MMVTTNEPRNHHYVQAAYLRGFADQSGVLHVYLKSHNRWFRNIPKNIMWKDGYYRQGWLPEGEDKNILEKSFGSSIEPKGLSALQKLIDSPDALDSGDMEDIIAYIDLQRLRVPRQADLLNSYSKKTFTSEELIASGLEDENYFRLDFLKWMHGQSSPYLSRMRWHLIRVDEGSSFITSDSPITLINQGFKPPAEPGLGLYGTIVLFPINKYYLLYLGHPEFARKEKGATERLPDDLEMQDTCVQIRRGTWPKEMVEAANCIICDLSHNAVVADSKEVLEAAVFNSKA; from the coding sequence ATGATGGTCACAACAAATGAGCCAAGAAATCACCACTACGTTCAAGCTGCTTATCTACGAGGCTTTGCTGACCAAAGTGGCGTTCTTCACGTCTATCTCAAGAGCCATAATCGTTGGTTCAGGAATATACCTAAAAATATTATGTGGAAGGACGGTTACTATCGTCAAGGTTGGCTGCCCGAGGGAGAGGACAAGAATATCCTCGAAAAATCCTTTGGGTCTAGCATTGAGCCAAAAGGGTTGAGTGCTCTCCAAAAGCTGATTGATTCACCGGATGCACTCGATAGCGGTGATATGGAGGACATCATCGCCTACATTGACCTGCAAAGATTGCGGGTTCCTCGACAAGCGGATTTGCTGAATTCCTATTCAAAGAAAACCTTCACGAGCGAAGAGCTTATTGCATCTGGACTTGAGGATGAAAACTATTTTCGTCTCGACTTCTTGAAGTGGATGCACGGCCAGTCTAGCCCATACCTGTCTAGAATGAGGTGGCACCTAATCAGAGTGGACGAGGGGTCATCCTTCATCACCAGTGACTCTCCGATTACTCTCATTAATCAAGGCTTCAAGCCTCCCGCTGAACCGGGCCTTGGTCTATATGGGACAATCGTGCTCTTTCCAATTAACAAGTATTATCTCCTATATCTTGGTCATCCAGAATTCGCACGTAAGGAGAAAGGCGCGACTGAAAGGCTTCCAGATGATCTAGAGATGCAGGATACATGCGTTCAGATTCGACGTGGCACATGGCCCAAAGAGATGGTTGAGGCTGCAAATTGCATAATCTGCGACCTCTCACACAACGCAGTTGTGGCAGACAGCAAAGAGGTGCTGGAAGCCGCAGTATTCAACTCGAAGGCTTGA
- a CDS encoding DUF2971 domain-containing protein has product MSDDYLYFKFKPVNKYLIESLVKPSLYFPTPDKVNDPFDCRLDIRKSFQRAAEVATGMRRNSLLAALNSGILLEMFSGQFHEIGVCSFSLLEGSFDEPLLWSHYADSHKGVCLLYRFPEAFLDDPKKIIGVDRVQYGTNVLTDWLVNSDVQPSEGDDFVTGLIRTYLTSKNKPWEYEKEARIIRPTHGALDIPHGFLEQVCFGLQTPKEDIDLVTKLAREHSGCKRFVRAVPGDTDFGITVMEL; this is encoded by the coding sequence ATGAGTGATGATTATCTATACTTCAAGTTTAAGCCAGTCAACAAGTACCTGATTGAGTCACTGGTCAAGCCGAGCTTATATTTTCCAACACCAGACAAAGTAAATGACCCGTTCGACTGCCGCTTGGACATACGCAAGAGCTTCCAACGTGCCGCAGAAGTAGCTACAGGAATGCGTCGAAACAGTCTTCTGGCAGCTTTGAATTCCGGGATCCTACTGGAAATGTTTTCAGGGCAGTTCCACGAAATCGGAGTCTGCTCATTCTCTTTGTTGGAAGGAAGCTTTGACGAGCCGCTACTGTGGTCGCATTATGCCGATTCGCACAAGGGGGTGTGCTTGCTGTACCGATTTCCTGAGGCTTTCCTTGACGACCCGAAGAAAATAATCGGAGTGGATAGGGTGCAATATGGAACAAATGTCTTGACAGACTGGCTGGTGAACTCTGACGTTCAGCCGAGTGAAGGTGATGACTTTGTAACTGGACTGATAAGAACATACCTTACTTCCAAGAACAAGCCTTGGGAATATGAAAAGGAGGCTCGAATCATTCGGCCTACACATGGTGCATTGGACATCCCTCATGGATTCCTTGAGCAGGTTTGCTTTGGCTTGCAGACACCTAAAGAGGATATAGACCTTGTTACAAAGCTTGCAAGGGAACACAGCGGATGTAAGAGGTTTGTCAGAGCAGTTCCCGGCGATACTGATTTTGGCATTACCGTAATGGAATTGTAG
- a CDS encoding LytTR family DNA-binding domain-containing protein yields MKAVIADDEPHLAEDLRRRLASLWPDLQIVAVVHDGVAAAEILKESKPDMAFLDIRMPGQSGLDVARSANSNCRLVFVTAFDDHAVQAFEHAAVDYLLKPVSDERLARCVDRLKQRSEIEPDAVLARLQHLLATPTKSEYLRWLRIQVGQTVRMVPLEEVCYFQSADKYTSVLTRDAELLLRTPLKELLVQLDTDQFWQVHRGTVVNARQVVLAHHDLTGKVKLSLRDRPEKVAVSRSYAHLFRQM; encoded by the coding sequence ATGAAAGCCGTTATAGCAGACGACGAACCACACCTTGCAGAGGACCTACGTCGCCGATTGGCATCCCTATGGCCAGACTTGCAGATCGTCGCCGTGGTGCATGACGGCGTTGCCGCTGCCGAGATCCTGAAAGAATCCAAACCCGACATGGCGTTTCTCGACATTCGAATGCCAGGACAGAGCGGCTTGGATGTTGCGCGCTCGGCAAATTCGAATTGCAGACTAGTATTTGTCACGGCGTTTGATGACCATGCCGTGCAAGCCTTCGAGCATGCTGCGGTTGACTATCTATTGAAACCAGTCTCAGATGAGCGGCTGGCTCGCTGTGTCGATCGCCTGAAGCAACGTAGCGAGATTGAACCTGACGCTGTGCTGGCTCGGTTGCAACACCTATTGGCGACGCCAACCAAATCAGAATATTTGCGTTGGCTGCGGATACAGGTGGGGCAAACGGTCCGTATGGTCCCCTTGGAAGAGGTGTGCTATTTCCAGTCTGCCGACAAATACACGAGTGTCCTGACACGCGATGCCGAGCTTTTACTGCGTACGCCGCTCAAGGAGTTGCTGGTACAGCTGGACACAGATCAATTTTGGCAGGTTCACCGCGGCACAGTGGTGAACGCACGCCAAGTCGTCCTTGCTCATCATGATTTGACGGGTAAGGTTAAACTTAGCTTGCGTGACAGACCGGAAAAGGTAGCGGTTAGCAGAAGTTATGCGCACCTGTTTAGGCAGATGTGA
- a CDS encoding histidine kinase has translation MKNALIYLASIFTFNTAIAGVLSMYLGPFWFEFIYSQCIGLSVLSSIALTIFVVRPGLMRWVALCITMPAAVALGMTLSFATSGVGSWHNQNAWNTMVIGLFFGLIGAITLLLGERIGFEIEQRKHFKAESEKREIEAHLKLLQAQIEPHFLFNTLANVSSLIDSDPTVAKKLLERLNEWLRVALARARSDVATLGDELDMLENYLQILKVRFGDRLIWRIDVTEDARETAFPPMLLQPLVENAVRHGIEPKIGGGEIGIHARIQDASLHIKVSDTGVGFTNNHASGAGLSNVSARLEALFGDAGKLRLETRSGYGVTATLEFPA, from the coding sequence ATGAAAAATGCTCTGATCTACTTGGCCTCCATTTTCACATTCAACACCGCGATTGCCGGGGTGCTGAGTATGTACCTTGGGCCATTCTGGTTCGAGTTCATCTATTCGCAATGCATTGGACTATCAGTCCTATCAAGTATCGCCTTGACCATTTTTGTCGTGCGGCCCGGCCTTATGCGCTGGGTAGCGCTATGCATCACGATGCCGGCTGCGGTTGCGCTCGGCATGACACTGTCATTTGCGACCAGCGGTGTCGGCAGCTGGCACAACCAGAACGCATGGAACACCATGGTAATAGGCTTATTCTTCGGGCTTATTGGCGCAATCACGCTGCTGCTCGGGGAGCGAATCGGATTCGAGATCGAACAGCGCAAGCACTTCAAAGCGGAAAGTGAGAAGCGTGAGATCGAGGCTCATCTTAAGTTGCTTCAGGCACAGATAGAACCGCACTTCCTGTTCAATACTCTGGCGAATGTTAGCAGTCTGATCGATAGCGATCCAACAGTCGCCAAGAAATTGCTTGAGCGCCTTAACGAATGGCTGCGAGTTGCATTGGCCCGGGCCAGGAGCGATGTCGCAACCTTGGGCGACGAGCTGGACATGCTAGAAAACTATCTGCAAATACTAAAAGTCCGCTTCGGTGACCGCCTGATATGGAGAATAGACGTGACTGAAGATGCCCGAGAGACGGCCTTTCCACCGATGCTGCTACAGCCGTTGGTGGAAAATGCCGTGCGTCACGGGATCGAACCCAAGATTGGTGGCGGTGAAATTGGCATCCATGCGCGGATTCAAGACGCTTCGTTGCATATTAAAGTTAGCGATACCGGTGTGGGCTTTACAAACAACCATGCAAGTGGGGCGGGCCTGTCAAACGTCAGCGCGAGGCTGGAAGCGCTGTTTGGTGATGCCGGTAAGCTGAGGCTGGAAACCAGAAGTGGATACGGGGTGACCGCAACCCTGGAGTTTCCCGCATGA
- a CDS encoding nitrilase-related carbon-nitrogen hydrolase: protein MYMISRAISTFIDSDRSPAKAAQEAGSSLGAQVPTWVWLMLGIVLTGLAGNRWNIALLGWVAPVPFLVAVQRLYGWRGAVLLFLTLNVACALQVLKIITAPLSAPMALMFSIPAAVSLWLLLMMWVWICRRLGKVWGLYSYVALMTIGDWFAFAFSYSGAWPTSANSQLDNLPLLQLASLGGLSLIGALMALVAGNIFLVVDSPTPKAYWSHYAFMSVVLIAALGWGSVRLDNLDLGPTIRVGGVITHLGLGQGTPSSERLSANTDDLFARSEVAALRGAQIVAWNEVATLVKPDGEAKLIERGKELARHSGIDFVMAYGVLLQESPLLIDDKYEWFGPDGEIVEVYRKHHPVPTEPTLKGDAPIRVLQRPWGRAAGAICYDYDFPALARAHAQGGAGVVMVPGGDWRGIDPYHTLMVRARAIEGGMAVVRVVRDGTSMMFDQYGRVRASLGAWEGNEGILIGTVPTQHVKTLYTFLGDWPAVVASGFLLVALAAIARRRS, encoded by the coding sequence ATGTACATGATCAGTCGCGCGATCTCCACATTCATTGATTCGGACAGATCTCCGGCGAAGGCTGCGCAAGAAGCAGGCAGCAGTCTCGGAGCGCAAGTGCCGACGTGGGTTTGGCTAATGCTTGGCATCGTGTTGACCGGGCTTGCGGGTAATCGCTGGAATATTGCCCTGCTCGGCTGGGTCGCTCCTGTTCCTTTTCTGGTCGCCGTGCAGCGGCTATACGGCTGGCGCGGAGCTGTGCTTCTATTCCTGACATTGAATGTGGCGTGTGCGCTGCAAGTGCTCAAAATTATTACTGCGCCGTTGTCCGCTCCCATGGCGCTCATGTTCAGCATCCCAGCGGCGGTATCCTTGTGGCTTCTGCTAATGATGTGGGTCTGGATATGCCGGCGCTTGGGTAAAGTCTGGGGCTTGTACAGTTACGTTGCGCTCATGACAATCGGTGACTGGTTCGCCTTTGCGTTTAGCTATTCTGGAGCATGGCCAACGTCGGCGAATTCGCAGCTCGACAATTTGCCATTGTTACAACTGGCATCGCTAGGCGGGCTTTCACTGATTGGTGCATTGATGGCGTTGGTGGCCGGCAACATTTTTCTGGTAGTCGATTCGCCGACACCTAAAGCGTATTGGAGCCATTACGCCTTTATGTCAGTCGTTTTGATTGCCGCGCTTGGATGGGGCTCCGTTCGCTTGGACAATCTGGATCTTGGTCCGACTATCCGGGTGGGCGGAGTCATCACTCATCTAGGTCTCGGCCAAGGCACGCCGAGCTCTGAGAGACTCTCAGCCAACACCGACGATTTGTTCGCACGGAGCGAGGTTGCGGCGCTACGCGGAGCACAGATCGTTGCATGGAATGAAGTGGCTACTTTGGTCAAGCCAGATGGGGAAGCCAAACTGATAGAGCGCGGTAAGGAACTTGCACGCCACAGTGGAATTGATTTCGTCATGGCATACGGCGTTCTGCTGCAAGAGTCACCGCTACTCATCGACGACAAATATGAATGGTTCGGTCCTGACGGTGAAATTGTTGAGGTATACCGAAAACATCACCCGGTGCCTACCGAGCCTACATTGAAGGGGGATGCGCCGATCCGTGTACTGCAACGCCCCTGGGGCCGCGCTGCGGGAGCGATCTGCTACGACTATGATTTTCCTGCCCTTGCGCGCGCACATGCGCAAGGTGGCGCGGGCGTGGTGATGGTTCCTGGAGGTGATTGGCGCGGCATCGATCCCTACCATACCCTTATGGTTCGTGCGCGCGCCATTGAAGGGGGCATGGCGGTGGTGCGCGTAGTTCGCGATGGCACGTCCATGATGTTTGATCAGTATGGCAGGGTACGTGCCAGCCTGGGAGCCTGGGAGGGCAATGAGGGTATCCTGATCGGCACGGTGCCCACACAGCACGTCAAGACGCTTTACACTTTTTTGGGAGACTGGCCCGCAGTGGTTGCCTCCGGATTTCTGTTGGTTGCTTTGGCGGCTATAGCGCGCCGCCGCTCGTGA